Proteins co-encoded in one Melanotaenia boesemani isolate fMelBoe1 chromosome 23, fMelBoe1.pri, whole genome shotgun sequence genomic window:
- the phlda1 gene encoding pleckstrin homology-like domain family A member 1, whose translation MLENGRKVFKEGLLEKRSDGLLQLWKKKHCVLTEDGVLLLPPKQHDHPQHHHSGGDTGKVKELHFANMKTVDCVERKGKYVYFTVVMTEGKEIDFRCPQDEGWNAEITLQMVQYKNRQAILAVKSTRQKQQLLVVQMPGQKTARSSPNVA comes from the coding sequence ATGCTGGAAAACGGAAGAAAGGTGTTCAAGGAGGGTCTCCTGGAGAAGCGGAGCGACGGGCTGCTGCAGCTCTGGAAGAAGAAGCACTGTGTCCTGACCGAGGACGGCGTGCTGCTACTGCCGCCCAAGCAGCATGACCACCCGCAGCACCACCACAGCGGCGGGGACACGGGGAAAGTCAAGGAGCTGCACTTCGCCAACATGAAGACCGTGGATTGCGTGGAGCGGAAGGGCAAGTACGTCTACTTCACGGTGGTTATGACAGAGGGGAAGGAGATCGACTTCAGATGCCCGCAGGACGAGGGCTGGAACGCGGAGATCACCTTGCAGATGGTTCAGTATAAGAACCGACAGGCGATCCTGGCCGTCAAGTCCACCcggcagaagcagcagctgctggtggTGCAGATGCCCGGACAGAAGACCGCCCGTAGCTCTCCGAACGTTGCGTGA
- the nap1l1 gene encoding nucleosome assembly protein 1-like 1 isoform X2 gives MADIDNKDQAEVDPADMEDVEDVEEEETGEDENSKARQLTVQMMQNPQILAALQERLDGLNGSPSGYMESLPKVVKRRVNALKNLQVKCAHIEAKFYEEVHALERKYAALYQPLFDKRSDIVKAAYEPTDEECEWKADEEEELTDEMKDKAKLDEEKKDEEKEDPKGIPEFWLTVFKNVDLLSDMLQEHDEPILKHLQDIKVKFSDPGQPMSFTLEFHFEPNDFFTNTVLSKTYKMRSEPDENDPFSFDGPEIMSCTGCTIDWTKGKNVTLKTIKKKQKHKGRGTVRTVTKTVPNDSFFNFFTPPEVPENGELDEDSEAVLAADFEIGHFIRERIVPRAVLYFTGEAIEDDDDDYDEEGEEADDEEGEEEADEENDPDYDPKKDAAPPAECKQQ, from the exons ATGGCAGACATTGATAA CAAAGACCAGGCTGAGGTGGACCCGGCAGACATGGAAGATGTGGAGGATGTAGAAGAGGAGGAGACTGGAGAAGATGAAAACAGCAAAG CTCGCCAGCTTACTGTGCAGATGATGCAGAATCCACAGATCCTGGCTGCGTTGCAGGAGAGGCTGGATGGTCTGAACGGCTCACCATCGGGGTACATGGAGAG TTTACCAAAGGTTGTGAAGAGACGGGTTAACGCCCTCAAGAACCTGCAGGTCAAATGTGCTCACATCGAAGCAAAGTTCTACGAAGAAGTACATGCACTGGAGAGAAAGTATGCAGCCCTCTACCAACCTCTCTTTGACAAA AGAAGTGACATAGTGAAAGCAGCTTATGAGCCCACAGATGAGGAGTGTGAATGGAAggcagatgaggaggaagagctcACA GATGAAATGAAGGACAAGGCCAAGTTGGATGAAGAGAAGAAGGACGAGGAGAAGGAAGATCCCAAAGGCATCCCAGAGTTCTGGTTAACGGTTTTCAAAAACGTGGACTTGCTCAGTGACATGCTGCAG GAGCATGATGAACCCATACTAAAACATTTACAAGATATTAAAGTAAAATTCTCAGATCCAGGGCAGCCTATG AGCTTCACATTAGAATTCCACTTCGAACCCAATGACTTCTTTACAAATACAGTGTTGTCAAAAACCTACAAGATGAGGTCAGAACCTGATGAGAATGACCCCTTCTCCTTCGACGGACCAGAGATCATGTCCTGCACAGG TTGTACGATTGACTGGACAAAGGGCAAGAACGTAACATTGAAAACAatcaagaaaaaacagaagcacAAGGGTCGCGGCACAGTAAGGACGGTCACCAAAACGGTCCCCAACGACTCCTTCTTCAACTTCTTCACCCCACCAGAAG ttcCAGAAAATGGAGAACTG GACGAGGACTCGGAGGCAGTTTTGGCTGCAGACTTTGAAATCGGTCACTTCATCCGCGAGCGCATCGTACCTCGAGCTGTGCTCTACTTCACTGGGGAGGCCATAgaggatgacgatgatgat TATGATGAAGAAGGAGAAGAGGCAGATGATGAG GAAGGTGAAGAGGAGGCAGATGAAGAGAATGACCCTGACTATGATCCCAAG AAGGATGCAGCCCCCCCAGCTGAGTGCAAGCAACAGTGA
- the nap1l1 gene encoding nucleosome assembly protein 1-like 1 isoform X1, whose translation MADIDNKDQAEVDPADMEDVEDVEEEETGEDENSKARQLTVQMMQNPQILAALQERLDGLNGSPSGYMESLPKVVKRRVNALKNLQVKCAHIEAKFYEEVHALERKYAALYQPLFDKRSDIVKAAYEPTDEECEWKADEEEELTVSKQDEMKDKAKLDEEKKDEEKEDPKGIPEFWLTVFKNVDLLSDMLQEHDEPILKHLQDIKVKFSDPGQPMSFTLEFHFEPNDFFTNTVLSKTYKMRSEPDENDPFSFDGPEIMSCTGCTIDWTKGKNVTLKTIKKKQKHKGRGTVRTVTKTVPNDSFFNFFTPPEVPENGELDEDSEAVLAADFEIGHFIRERIVPRAVLYFTGEAIEDDDDDYDEEGEEADDEEGEEEADEENDPDYDPKKDAAPPAECKQQ comes from the exons ATGGCAGACATTGATAA CAAAGACCAGGCTGAGGTGGACCCGGCAGACATGGAAGATGTGGAGGATGTAGAAGAGGAGGAGACTGGAGAAGATGAAAACAGCAAAG CTCGCCAGCTTACTGTGCAGATGATGCAGAATCCACAGATCCTGGCTGCGTTGCAGGAGAGGCTGGATGGTCTGAACGGCTCACCATCGGGGTACATGGAGAG TTTACCAAAGGTTGTGAAGAGACGGGTTAACGCCCTCAAGAACCTGCAGGTCAAATGTGCTCACATCGAAGCAAAGTTCTACGAAGAAGTACATGCACTGGAGAGAAAGTATGCAGCCCTCTACCAACCTCTCTTTGACAAA AGAAGTGACATAGTGAAAGCAGCTTATGAGCCCACAGATGAGGAGTGTGAATGGAAggcagatgaggaggaagagctcACAGTAAGTAAACAG GATGAAATGAAGGACAAGGCCAAGTTGGATGAAGAGAAGAAGGACGAGGAGAAGGAAGATCCCAAAGGCATCCCAGAGTTCTGGTTAACGGTTTTCAAAAACGTGGACTTGCTCAGTGACATGCTGCAG GAGCATGATGAACCCATACTAAAACATTTACAAGATATTAAAGTAAAATTCTCAGATCCAGGGCAGCCTATG AGCTTCACATTAGAATTCCACTTCGAACCCAATGACTTCTTTACAAATACAGTGTTGTCAAAAACCTACAAGATGAGGTCAGAACCTGATGAGAATGACCCCTTCTCCTTCGACGGACCAGAGATCATGTCCTGCACAGG TTGTACGATTGACTGGACAAAGGGCAAGAACGTAACATTGAAAACAatcaagaaaaaacagaagcacAAGGGTCGCGGCACAGTAAGGACGGTCACCAAAACGGTCCCCAACGACTCCTTCTTCAACTTCTTCACCCCACCAGAAG ttcCAGAAAATGGAGAACTG GACGAGGACTCGGAGGCAGTTTTGGCTGCAGACTTTGAAATCGGTCACTTCATCCGCGAGCGCATCGTACCTCGAGCTGTGCTCTACTTCACTGGGGAGGCCATAgaggatgacgatgatgat TATGATGAAGAAGGAGAAGAGGCAGATGATGAG GAAGGTGAAGAGGAGGCAGATGAAGAGAATGACCCTGACTATGATCCCAAG AAGGATGCAGCCCCCCCAGCTGAGTGCAAGCAACAGTGA
- the nap1l1 gene encoding nucleosome assembly protein 1-like 1 isoform X3, whose amino-acid sequence MADIDNKDQAEVDPADMEDVEDVEEEETGEDENSKARQLTVQMMQNPQILAALQERLDGLNGSPSGYMESLPKVVKRRVNALKNLQVKCAHIEAKFYEEVHALERKYAALYQPLFDKRSDIVKAAYEPTDEECEWKADEEEELTVSKQDEMKDKAKLDEEKKDEEKEDPKGIPEFWLTVFKNVDLLSDMLQEHDEPILKHLQDIKVKFSDPGQPMSFTLEFHFEPNDFFTNTVLSKTYKMRSEPDENDPFSFDGPEIMSCTGCTIDWTKGKNVTLKTIKKKQKHKGRGTVRTVTKTVPNDSFFNFFTPPEVPENGELDEDSEAVLAADFEIGHFIRERIVPRAVLYFTGEAIEDDDDDYDEEGEEADDEEGEEEADEENDPDYDPKV is encoded by the exons ATGGCAGACATTGATAA CAAAGACCAGGCTGAGGTGGACCCGGCAGACATGGAAGATGTGGAGGATGTAGAAGAGGAGGAGACTGGAGAAGATGAAAACAGCAAAG CTCGCCAGCTTACTGTGCAGATGATGCAGAATCCACAGATCCTGGCTGCGTTGCAGGAGAGGCTGGATGGTCTGAACGGCTCACCATCGGGGTACATGGAGAG TTTACCAAAGGTTGTGAAGAGACGGGTTAACGCCCTCAAGAACCTGCAGGTCAAATGTGCTCACATCGAAGCAAAGTTCTACGAAGAAGTACATGCACTGGAGAGAAAGTATGCAGCCCTCTACCAACCTCTCTTTGACAAA AGAAGTGACATAGTGAAAGCAGCTTATGAGCCCACAGATGAGGAGTGTGAATGGAAggcagatgaggaggaagagctcACAGTAAGTAAACAG GATGAAATGAAGGACAAGGCCAAGTTGGATGAAGAGAAGAAGGACGAGGAGAAGGAAGATCCCAAAGGCATCCCAGAGTTCTGGTTAACGGTTTTCAAAAACGTGGACTTGCTCAGTGACATGCTGCAG GAGCATGATGAACCCATACTAAAACATTTACAAGATATTAAAGTAAAATTCTCAGATCCAGGGCAGCCTATG AGCTTCACATTAGAATTCCACTTCGAACCCAATGACTTCTTTACAAATACAGTGTTGTCAAAAACCTACAAGATGAGGTCAGAACCTGATGAGAATGACCCCTTCTCCTTCGACGGACCAGAGATCATGTCCTGCACAGG TTGTACGATTGACTGGACAAAGGGCAAGAACGTAACATTGAAAACAatcaagaaaaaacagaagcacAAGGGTCGCGGCACAGTAAGGACGGTCACCAAAACGGTCCCCAACGACTCCTTCTTCAACTTCTTCACCCCACCAGAAG ttcCAGAAAATGGAGAACTG GACGAGGACTCGGAGGCAGTTTTGGCTGCAGACTTTGAAATCGGTCACTTCATCCGCGAGCGCATCGTACCTCGAGCTGTGCTCTACTTCACTGGGGAGGCCATAgaggatgacgatgatgat TATGATGAAGAAGGAGAAGAGGCAGATGATGAG GAAGGTGAAGAGGAGGCAGATGAAGAGAATGACCCTGACTATGATCCCAAG GTTTAA